One Cryptosporangium aurantiacum DNA window includes the following coding sequences:
- a CDS encoding BlaI/MecI/CopY family transcriptional regulator gives MARLGELERAVMEVLWSADAPRTAREVADSLANRELAKTTVLTVLSRLESKGRVERCRDRWAHTYTPTATREDYIAELMDEALGDAADRTAALVRFAGRVSPEEAAALSGALDQALRRAGKASA, from the coding sequence ATGGCCCGGTTGGGCGAGCTGGAGCGTGCGGTGATGGAGGTCCTCTGGTCCGCCGACGCTCCACGGACGGCCCGCGAGGTGGCCGATTCACTGGCCAATCGCGAACTTGCGAAGACCACGGTGCTGACCGTGCTGTCCCGACTCGAGTCCAAAGGCCGCGTGGAGCGCTGCCGCGACCGATGGGCTCACACGTACACCCCCACTGCCACGCGCGAGGACTACATCGCCGAGCTGATGGACGAGGCGCTCGGCGATGCTGCTGATCGCACTGCCGCGCTCGTCCGGTTCGCCGGCCGCGTGAGCCCGGAGGAGGCGGCAGCCCTCTCCGGCGCGCTCGACCAGGCCCTGCGCCGGGCGGGCAAGGCCTCGGCTTAG
- a CDS encoding acetoin utilization protein AcuC, translating into MTAETQAAPVTVVWDPAVAAYNFGDHPLDPVRVELTIALARDLGVLDRPNVTVVPAAPADRQTLRLVHEEAYLHAVQAAPHDPFFRGWGLNTPDNPLFEGMHDAASLITGMSVRAAEAVWRGEALHAVNVAGGLHHAMPDRASGFCVYNDPAVAIARLLELGAERVAYVDIDVHHGDGVQAVFWNDPRVLTVSLHESPVSLFPGTGFPTEVGGPDAQGTAVNVALPAGTDDAGWLRAFHAVVPSVVRAFRPQVLVSQCGCDSHFRDPLANLALSVEGQRAAQLAMRRLAHELTGGRWVVFGGGGYGLVDVVPRTWSHLLATATGEPVNTSHAIPNSWRGFAASKRPAARVPTVMGDGADVSYRPWEPGDRVDPIDRAVLATRRSVFPLHGLDPDDPRD; encoded by the coding sequence ATCACCGCGGAGACCCAGGCTGCTCCGGTCACCGTGGTCTGGGATCCGGCGGTTGCCGCCTACAACTTCGGTGACCATCCGCTCGACCCGGTCCGGGTGGAGCTGACGATCGCGCTCGCCCGCGATCTCGGCGTCCTCGACCGGCCGAATGTCACGGTCGTGCCCGCAGCGCCTGCCGACCGGCAGACGCTGCGTCTGGTGCACGAGGAGGCGTACCTGCACGCGGTGCAGGCCGCGCCGCACGACCCGTTCTTCCGCGGGTGGGGCCTGAACACCCCGGACAACCCGCTGTTCGAGGGCATGCACGACGCGGCGTCGCTGATCACCGGGATGAGCGTCCGGGCCGCCGAGGCGGTCTGGCGCGGTGAGGCGTTGCACGCGGTCAACGTCGCGGGCGGCCTCCACCACGCGATGCCCGACCGGGCCAGCGGCTTCTGCGTCTACAACGACCCGGCGGTCGCGATCGCACGGCTGCTGGAGCTCGGCGCCGAGCGGGTGGCCTACGTCGACATCGACGTGCACCACGGCGACGGCGTCCAGGCGGTGTTCTGGAACGATCCGCGTGTCCTCACCGTCAGCCTGCACGAGTCGCCGGTCTCGCTGTTCCCCGGCACCGGCTTCCCGACCGAGGTGGGTGGGCCGGACGCGCAGGGCACCGCGGTGAACGTCGCGCTCCCGGCGGGCACCGACGACGCCGGCTGGCTGCGGGCGTTCCACGCGGTTGTGCCGTCGGTGGTCCGGGCGTTCCGGCCGCAGGTGCTGGTCAGCCAGTGCGGGTGCGACTCCCACTTCCGCGATCCGCTGGCCAACCTCGCGCTGTCCGTGGAGGGGCAGCGGGCGGCCCAGCTGGCGATGCGCCGCCTCGCTCACGAGCTGACCGGTGGACGCTGGGTGGTGTTCGGGGGTGGCGGCTACGGCCTGGTGGACGTCGTCCCGCGGACCTGGTCGCACCTGCTGGCCACCGCGACCGGCGAGCCGGTGAATACCTCGCACGCGATCCCGAACAGCTGGCGCGGGTTCGCCGCGTCGAAGCGCCCGGCGGCGCGCGTGCCCACCGTGATGGGCGACGGCGCGGACGTGTCGTACCGGCCCTGGGAGCCGGGGGATCGGGTCGACCCGATCGATCGGGCGGTTCTGGCCACCCGCCGGTCGGTGTTCCCGCTGCACGGCCTCGACCCCGACGACCCTCGCGACTGA
- the dtd gene encoding D-aminoacyl-tRNA deacylase — protein sequence MKAVVQTVSEASVTVDGEVVGAIKSGLLVLVGVARTDTAAEAALLARKVYELRILDGERSASDVGAPLLVVSQFTLYADTRKGRRPSWLAAAPAEQAEPMVDAVVAALRERGATVETGRFRTHMLVSSVNVGPQTILLEV from the coding sequence GTGAAGGCGGTCGTTCAGACCGTGTCGGAGGCGTCGGTCACGGTCGACGGCGAGGTGGTCGGCGCGATCAAGTCCGGGCTGCTGGTGCTGGTCGGGGTGGCCAGGACGGACACCGCCGCGGAGGCCGCGCTGCTGGCCCGCAAGGTGTACGAGCTGCGGATCCTCGACGGCGAGCGGTCCGCGTCGGACGTCGGGGCTCCGCTGCTGGTCGTCAGCCAGTTCACGCTCTACGCCGACACCCGCAAGGGACGGCGGCCCTCGTGGCTGGCGGCGGCGCCGGCCGAGCAGGCCGAGCCGATGGTGGACGCGGTCGTCGCGGCGCTGCGGGAGCGCGGCGCGACGGTGGAGACCGGGCGCTTCCGGACGCACATGCTCGTCTCGTCGGTGAACGTCGGCCCGCAGACGATCCTGCTCGAGGTCTGA
- a CDS encoding GNAT family N-acetyltransferase — protein MPDDPGTPPSAADEPVTDPDAGVPGAARPEDTPAGPAAAAPAGPPTAAPGGPPTAAPAGPAAAAPAGPAANGATGPAANGAAGPAANGADGTGAAAVEPVAEAPLAKPYPEHRQADVVLSDGGTVHLRPIRPDDADAIVALHSRFSDRTRYLRYFSPYPRIPARDLKRFTEVDHAGREALVAVLGSDLIAVGRYEQLSDPDTAEVAFVVEDAHQGRGIASVMLEHLAEAAREEGITRFVAEILPQNGAMIRVFTDAGYDVDRSFEDGVVHLTFDTRETPQILEVLHDRERRTEARSIRRLMNPSAVAVVGVGRDPGGMGRAVFENLRNGKFTGPIHPVNPNATEVDGVPVYPSVREIPGQVDLAVIAVPAERVSAVVEDCAAKQVAGLVILTSGFAEIGEDGARAQAELVEMARINGMRVVGPNCFGLANTDPAVSLNATLAPRVAGRGRVGFFTQSGALGIALLAEVDRRGLGLSTFASAGNRADVSGNDLLQYWRDDPETDVVMMYLETFGNPRKFTRVARSLARRKPVVVLKSRGVTPGLTGGPGEHGLQALYRASGVIRAEALGEMFNIGQLLAYQPLPTGRRTAVIGNSAVLVALAADACEANRLEVPLEGRIDVGPNVTPDELRTALRSAVEAPDIDAVLVVFVPALAVPESAYADVLREVGADARVPVIASFLAANGMPERLRRLVPAINDDVDATERATTGDPDHTVLLPSQQFVVARGSVPSYATPEAAARTLGKVATYAEWLRAPAGQLPYLLNSDVGRARTFVGRTMDKHPDGIDLEDGEAEELLAAYGITVWPSRRVVGAEAVVAAAAELGYPVAVKAADETLRHRADLGTVRLDVDSPRDARAAYHGIAAASGNPNPTVLVQRMARGGVVCVAEVVQDTAFGPIVGFGLGGIATELIGDRAWRAAPLTDRDAHDLLREPLASPMLFGYRGARPVDAAACEDLLLRVGALADELPALSALTLNPVLASPEGVTVLHATVRIERPTRRLDEGARRLR, from the coding sequence ATGCCCGACGACCCCGGCACCCCGCCGTCTGCCGCCGACGAGCCGGTCACGGATCCCGACGCGGGAGTCCCCGGCGCGGCGAGGCCGGAAGACACGCCCGCCGGCCCCGCGGCCGCAGCGCCCGCCGGCCCCCCGACCGCAGCGCCCGGCGGCCCCCCGACCGCAGCGCCCGCCGGCCCCGCGGCCGCAGCGCCCGCCGGCCCAGCGGCTAACGGCGCCACCGGCCCAGCGGCTAACGGCGCCGCCGGCCCAGCGGCTAACGGCGCCGACGGGACCGGGGCCGCGGCGGTCGAGCCGGTTGCGGAGGCACCGCTCGCCAAGCCCTACCCCGAACACCGCCAAGCCGACGTCGTCCTCTCCGACGGTGGCACCGTCCACCTGCGGCCGATCCGCCCCGACGACGCGGACGCGATCGTCGCGCTGCACTCGCGCTTCTCCGACCGCACCCGCTACCTGCGGTACTTCTCCCCGTATCCGCGGATCCCCGCGCGCGACCTGAAGCGCTTCACCGAGGTCGACCACGCCGGCCGCGAGGCACTGGTCGCGGTGCTCGGCTCCGACCTGATCGCGGTCGGCCGCTACGAACAGCTCTCCGACCCCGACACCGCCGAGGTGGCGTTTGTCGTCGAGGACGCCCACCAGGGCCGCGGCATCGCGTCGGTGATGCTCGAGCACCTCGCCGAAGCCGCCCGCGAGGAAGGCATCACCCGGTTCGTCGCCGAGATCCTGCCGCAGAACGGCGCGATGATCCGGGTGTTCACCGACGCCGGCTACGACGTCGATCGCAGCTTCGAGGACGGCGTCGTCCATCTGACGTTCGACACCCGGGAGACGCCGCAGATCCTCGAGGTGCTGCACGACCGCGAACGCCGCACCGAGGCGCGGTCGATCCGGCGCCTGATGAACCCGTCCGCGGTCGCGGTGGTCGGTGTCGGCCGCGACCCCGGCGGGATGGGCCGCGCGGTCTTCGAGAACCTCCGCAACGGGAAGTTCACCGGCCCGATCCACCCGGTCAACCCGAACGCGACCGAGGTCGACGGCGTCCCGGTGTACCCGTCCGTGCGGGAGATCCCCGGCCAGGTCGACCTGGCGGTCATCGCGGTACCGGCCGAGCGGGTGTCGGCGGTCGTCGAGGACTGCGCGGCCAAACAGGTCGCCGGGCTGGTGATCCTGACCAGCGGGTTCGCCGAGATCGGCGAGGACGGCGCCCGCGCCCAGGCCGAGCTGGTCGAGATGGCCCGCATCAACGGTATGCGCGTCGTGGGTCCGAACTGTTTCGGGCTGGCGAACACCGACCCGGCGGTCTCGCTCAACGCCACGCTCGCGCCGCGGGTCGCCGGGCGGGGGCGGGTCGGCTTCTTCACCCAGTCCGGTGCGCTCGGGATCGCGCTGCTCGCCGAGGTCGACCGCCGTGGCCTGGGGCTCTCGACGTTCGCGTCGGCGGGCAACCGCGCCGACGTCTCCGGCAACGACCTGCTGCAGTACTGGCGCGACGACCCCGAGACCGACGTCGTCATGATGTACCTGGAGACCTTCGGCAACCCCCGCAAGTTCACCCGGGTCGCCCGCAGCCTGGCGCGGCGCAAGCCGGTCGTCGTCCTCAAGAGCCGGGGCGTGACGCCGGGTCTCACCGGGGGCCCCGGCGAGCACGGGCTGCAGGCGCTGTACCGCGCGTCCGGCGTCATCCGGGCGGAGGCGCTGGGCGAGATGTTCAACATCGGCCAGCTACTCGCCTACCAGCCGCTGCCGACCGGCCGCCGGACCGCCGTGATCGGCAACTCCGCCGTCCTGGTCGCGCTCGCGGCCGACGCCTGCGAGGCCAACCGCCTGGAGGTACCGCTCGAAGGGCGGATCGACGTCGGCCCGAACGTCACCCCGGACGAGCTGCGCACCGCGCTGCGGTCCGCGGTCGAGGCCCCCGACATCGACGCGGTGCTCGTCGTCTTCGTTCCCGCGCTGGCGGTACCCGAGTCGGCCTACGCCGACGTGCTCCGCGAGGTGGGTGCCGACGCGCGCGTCCCGGTGATCGCCTCGTTCCTGGCCGCGAACGGCATGCCCGAACGCCTGCGCCGGCTCGTCCCCGCAATTAACGACGATGTGGACGCCACGGAGCGCGCCACCACCGGCGACCCGGATCACACCGTCCTCCTGCCCAGCCAGCAGTTCGTGGTCGCGCGCGGTTCGGTGCCGTCCTACGCCACCCCGGAGGCCGCCGCCCGCACGCTCGGCAAGGTGGCCACGTACGCCGAGTGGCTGCGTGCCCCGGCCGGTCAGCTGCCGTACCTGCTGAACTCCGACGTCGGTCGCGCACGCACGTTCGTCGGCCGCACGATGGACAAGCACCCGGACGGGATCGACCTGGAGGACGGCGAGGCCGAGGAACTGCTCGCCGCGTACGGCATCACGGTCTGGCCGAGCCGGCGCGTGGTCGGGGCGGAGGCGGTGGTGGCCGCCGCGGCCGAGCTCGGGTACCCGGTCGCGGTGAAGGCCGCCGACGAGACGCTGCGGCACCGCGCGGACCTCGGCACGGTCCGGCTCGACGTCGACTCGCCGCGCGACGCCCGCGCGGCGTACCACGGCATCGCGGCGGCGTCCGGAAACCCGAACCCGACCGTCCTGGTGCAGCGGATGGCGCGCGGCGGCGTGGTGTGCGTCGCCGAGGTCGTGCAGGACACCGCGTTCGGGCCGATCGTCGGGTTCGGGCTGGGCGGCATCGCGACCGAGCTGATCGGTGACCGAGCCTGGCGCGCCGCTCCGCTCACCGACCGGGACGCCCACGACCTGCTGCGTGAGCCGCTGGCGTCGCCGATGCTCTTCGGCTACCGGGGAGCGCGGCCGGTCGACGCGGCCGCCTGCGAGGACCTGCTGCTCCGGGTCGGTGCGCTCGCCGACGAGTTGCCCGCGCTGTCGGCGTTGACGCTCAACCCGGTGCTGGCGTCGCCGGAGGGTGTCACGGTGCTGCACGCCACGGTGCGGATCGAGCGCCCCACCCGGCGCCTCGACGAGGGTGCGCGCAGGCTGCGCTAG
- a CDS encoding MFS transporter produces the protein MHPVDTTAAALAPTGVARPDRAARRARIATLYTFGANGALYGAWVPWIPEIKADLRLSAGVLGFALLGVAIGSMVSLPLGGAAAVRFGSPRAIRAAFVATCVLAVLPGLASNGVTLFVVLFVWGLAVAACDVTMNVQAVTVERRYGRSVLSGFHAMLSLGALVGAALGSLGAAFSMPVSLHLGLVAAVLLAGWLPMSRWFVPDSVDEDAQADAKAPPLFARPSGRLLVFGAVGFIVLSSEGAVADWSGVYLRENLAVDVGAASLGFVAFSGTMTIGRLLGDRVLTRFGSRRTLQWLCALAALGLGGGLLSGNPIGTVAGFAVLGLGLSCTFPALVSTAGSGSAHPGASIAAVTTCGYVGFLVGPPGIGALTELVGLRLSLGVLPVLLVVALALVALSVPHRTTARGRRAS, from the coding sequence GTGCACCCGGTCGACACGACGGCAGCGGCGCTCGCGCCGACCGGGGTAGCCCGACCCGACCGGGCGGCGCGGCGAGCTCGCATCGCCACGCTCTACACGTTCGGTGCGAACGGCGCCCTGTACGGCGCCTGGGTGCCGTGGATCCCCGAAATCAAGGCCGATCTCCGGTTGTCCGCGGGTGTGCTCGGGTTCGCGCTGCTCGGCGTCGCGATCGGGTCGATGGTCTCGCTGCCGCTGGGTGGGGCGGCCGCGGTCCGTTTCGGGAGCCCGCGGGCGATCCGCGCCGCGTTCGTCGCGACCTGCGTCCTGGCGGTGCTGCCGGGGCTGGCGTCGAACGGCGTCACGCTGTTCGTGGTGCTGTTCGTCTGGGGGCTCGCGGTCGCTGCCTGCGACGTCACGATGAACGTCCAGGCGGTGACCGTCGAGCGCCGGTACGGCCGCTCGGTGCTCTCCGGCTTCCACGCGATGCTCAGCTTGGGCGCGCTGGTCGGCGCCGCGCTCGGCAGTCTGGGCGCGGCGTTTTCGATGCCGGTGTCGCTGCACCTGGGGCTCGTCGCGGCGGTGCTACTGGCCGGGTGGCTCCCGATGAGCCGCTGGTTCGTCCCGGACTCGGTCGACGAGGACGCGCAGGCGGACGCGAAGGCCCCGCCGCTGTTCGCCCGGCCGAGTGGGCGGTTGCTGGTGTTCGGCGCGGTGGGGTTCATCGTCCTGAGCAGTGAGGGCGCTGTCGCCGACTGGAGCGGCGTCTACCTGCGGGAGAACCTCGCGGTGGACGTCGGCGCCGCGAGCCTCGGGTTCGTCGCGTTCAGCGGGACGATGACGATCGGGCGCCTGCTCGGCGACCGGGTGCTGACCCGGTTCGGGTCGCGCCGGACCCTGCAGTGGCTCTGCGCGCTGGCGGCGCTCGGGCTCGGCGGTGGGCTGCTGAGCGGCAACCCGATCGGTACGGTGGCCGGCTTCGCGGTGCTGGGGCTGGGGCTCTCGTGCACGTTCCCGGCGCTGGTGTCGACGGCGGGCAGCGGCAGCGCGCACCCGGGAGCCTCGATCGCGGCGGTCACGACCTGCGGGTACGTGGGGTTTCTGGTGGGACCGCCGGGGATCGGGGCGCTCACCGAGCTCGTGGGGTTGCGGCTCTCGCTCGGTGTGCTGCCGGTCCTGCTCGTCGTGGCCCTGGCCCTCGTGGCCCTGTCCGTCCCCCACCGCACCACCGCACGGGGTCGGCGCGCTAGCTAG
- a CDS encoding RNA polymerase sigma factor, with protein MDDVALVAAVQRGNEEALADLFEECHGWTYSTCLNALRDPDAAEEATARVFEVAVRTRLAGARTLRAAMIRLIYDACIEVEHEILRKRWLRRKGEQPPAAPDPKDLRLVAWRAAGDLTGPDRILFALAAAAELTTESIAVAVEPGKPSAIEKRLGEIREHVVADVIAARSLDDCPDLRDTLRYAAKEPDHAARKKVHAHVAGRGKVPPCPKCSTTYERWPLAALAALLPLTAVPAGMNDRLLDRMELALRAGLAAGTDRVRAVTGSHAVIDGATAELVTPRRPPFSTPPPRHTARPAGGGGQAPYAAAPPHSEAPASRGSAARDTYREAPASASRTAPGARSSAERGPRGASDAREPRGASDARGPRGASDAREPRGASDAADPRSGAAAGAAAASGAAAFSGPATATMDRPVDDDPTQVLPTANATPSDSTGPSKPSTSTAPGGPAKRPTPADAKGPVRYRPFATTATIAVTVLVLGAVGIAALATHGRPEATAESLATDRKPPAVPAESPAAAAATSVAPSPSPRSTTPAADDEEPTARTSPSASARTSIRPISGSTTPKPSTDPFRTFGTLTVISPAHGGSVALYDYDARLASVTLSVAVPEGFDAALLNATLTWSGTYTLQQETQYVELGSGQNLPVDLAAAQRCNTVWTITATLTPPTGKPQHATTEITLTAC; from the coding sequence ATGGACGACGTGGCGCTTGTTGCAGCGGTCCAGCGCGGAAATGAGGAAGCGCTGGCCGATCTGTTCGAGGAGTGTCACGGCTGGACGTATTCGACCTGCCTCAACGCGCTCCGTGACCCGGACGCGGCGGAGGAGGCGACCGCGCGCGTCTTCGAGGTCGCGGTCCGGACGCGTCTGGCCGGTGCGCGCACGTTACGTGCGGCGATGATCCGACTGATCTACGACGCCTGCATCGAGGTCGAGCACGAAATCCTCCGCAAGCGTTGGCTCCGCCGGAAGGGCGAACAGCCACCGGCCGCGCCGGACCCGAAGGACCTCCGGCTGGTGGCCTGGCGGGCTGCCGGTGACCTGACCGGCCCGGACCGGATCCTGTTCGCGCTCGCAGCCGCCGCCGAGCTGACCACCGAGTCGATCGCGGTGGCCGTGGAGCCCGGCAAGCCCTCGGCGATCGAGAAGCGCCTGGGCGAGATCCGCGAGCACGTCGTCGCGGACGTCATCGCCGCCCGGTCCCTGGACGACTGCCCGGACCTGCGCGACACGCTCCGGTACGCGGCCAAGGAGCCCGACCACGCGGCGCGCAAGAAGGTCCACGCGCACGTGGCGGGCCGGGGCAAGGTGCCACCGTGCCCGAAGTGCTCGACGACCTACGAGCGGTGGCCGTTGGCGGCGCTCGCGGCGCTGCTGCCGTTGACCGCGGTGCCCGCCGGGATGAACGACCGGCTGCTCGACCGGATGGAGCTGGCGCTGCGGGCCGGTCTCGCCGCCGGTACCGATCGGGTGCGGGCGGTGACCGGGTCGCACGCGGTGATCGACGGGGCGACCGCGGAACTCGTCACGCCGCGCCGTCCTCCGTTCAGCACGCCACCGCCCCGGCACACGGCCCGTCCGGCCGGTGGGGGCGGGCAGGCACCGTACGCCGCCGCACCACCGCACTCCGAAGCCCCGGCATCCCGCGGGTCGGCCGCGCGCGACACCTATCGCGAAGCCCCGGCGTCCGCGTCGCGCACGGCCCCGGGTGCCCGGTCGTCGGCGGAGCGCGGGCCGCGAGGTGCATCCGACGCGCGCGAGCCGCGAGGTGCATCCGACGCGCGCGGGCCGCGAGGTGCATCCGACGCGCGCGAGCCGCGAGGTGCATCCGACGCGGCGGATCCGCGTTCCGGAGCCGCCGCGGGCGCAGCGGCCGCCTCCGGCGCGGCCGCCTTCTCCGGGCCGGCGACCGCCACGATGGATCGTCCGGTGGACGACGACCCCACCCAGGTGCTCCCCACCGCGAACGCCACCCCCTCTGACTCGACAGGGCCGTCGAAGCCGTCGACGTCGACCGCGCCGGGAGGTCCCGCGAAGCGGCCGACGCCCGCCGACGCGAAGGGCCCCGTGCGCTACCGCCCGTTCGCCACCACCGCCACGATCGCCGTGACCGTGTTGGTCCTCGGTGCCGTCGGTATCGCCGCACTCGCCACCCACGGCAGGCCCGAGGCCACCGCCGAGAGCCTGGCCACCGACCGGAAACCTCCGGCCGTCCCGGCCGAGTCGCCGGCCGCCGCCGCGGCGACCAGCGTGGCGCCCTCGCCCAGCCCGCGAAGCACCACTCCGGCCGCGGACGACGAGGAGCCGACCGCCCGGACGTCACCCTCCGCCTCCGCCCGGACGTCGATCCGGCCGATCTCCGGCTCAACCACGCCGAAGCCGTCGACGGACCCGTTCCGGACGTTCGGCACGCTGACCGTCATCAGCCCGGCACACGGCGGCTCGGTGGCGCTCTACGACTACGACGCCCGTCTGGCGAGCGTGACGCTCTCGGTCGCCGTTCCCGAAGGCTTCGACGCCGCGCTGCTGAACGCGACGCTGACCTGGTCCGGGACGTACACGCTCCAGCAGGAGACCCAGTACGTCGAGCTGGGCAGCGGCCAGAACCTCCCGGTGGACCTGGCGGCCGCTCAGCGGTGCAACACGGTCTGGACGATCACCGCGACGCTGACGCCGCCGACCGGGAAACCGCAGCACGCCACCACCGAAATCACGCTGACCGCCTGCTGA
- a CDS encoding M56 family metallopeptidase, with protein MLTTIVGLGIVAVLLIGPVAAALARAQWVQREPRAVLVLWQALGLASGLAAGGAVLAAALAPLAGSLPSALAAYWRAAAAGDLSGGLDVFHLFLLGAAIGLFGWLLTMTAVSSWRATRCRARQRELVDLVSTPWPNRVSPARATGAGARLIDHPAAAAYCLPGPSSRVVITTGALSLLDPDELDAVLAHEHAHLAERHDLLLLPFAAWSEAMFGLAGTQRTRRAVAQLVEMLADDRACLGRDRAVLATALARVGVAGAGGVAPSGALGSTDLAVLPRVQRLLEPPAPSWWLRTLSYAAAAVTVTAPLWAFALPLAVA; from the coding sequence GTGCTGACCACGATCGTGGGTCTGGGCATCGTCGCCGTCCTGTTGATCGGCCCGGTGGCGGCCGCGCTGGCCCGCGCGCAGTGGGTGCAGCGGGAGCCCAGGGCTGTCCTGGTGCTCTGGCAGGCGCTCGGCCTCGCGTCGGGGCTGGCGGCCGGTGGAGCGGTGCTGGCGGCTGCGCTCGCACCGCTGGCCGGTTCGCTGCCGAGCGCGCTGGCCGCGTACTGGCGTGCGGCGGCCGCGGGCGACCTGAGCGGCGGACTCGACGTTTTCCACCTGTTCCTGCTCGGTGCGGCGATCGGCCTGTTCGGCTGGCTGCTGACGATGACCGCGGTGTCCTCGTGGCGCGCCACGCGGTGCCGTGCGCGCCAGCGCGAGCTCGTCGACCTGGTGAGTACCCCGTGGCCCAACCGAGTCAGCCCGGCGCGGGCGACCGGTGCGGGTGCCCGGCTGATCGACCACCCGGCTGCCGCCGCCTACTGCCTGCCGGGGCCGAGCTCGCGCGTCGTCATCACGACCGGTGCATTGTCACTGCTCGATCCCGACGAGTTGGACGCCGTCCTCGCGCACGAGCACGCGCACCTGGCCGAACGGCACGACCTCCTCCTGCTGCCGTTCGCGGCCTGGTCGGAGGCGATGTTCGGGCTCGCGGGCACGCAGCGCACCCGCCGGGCGGTGGCGCAACTCGTCGAGATGCTCGCGGATGACCGGGCCTGCCTGGGCCGCGACCGGGCCGTACTGGCCACCGCGCTCGCCCGGGTGGGTGTCGCCGGGGCCGGTGGGGTCGCGCCGTCCGGGGCGCTCGGCTCGACCGACCTCGCGGTGCTGCCGCGCGTCCAGCGCCTGCTGGAGCCGCCGGCGCCGTCCTGGTGGCTGCGGACGCTGTCCTACGCGGCCGCTGCGGTGACCGTCACCGCGCCGCTCTGGGCGTTCGCGTTGCCGCTAGCGGTGGCTTGA
- the sigB gene encoding RNA polymerase sigma factor SigB — MSVPLMIEEAFDVYLVPGDVDADSADVRRSGDTATGDDDAVSQSRIDGTEDEPETPRRGRGSREDAAGRGVSADLVRAYLNGIGKTKLLTAVEEVDLAKRIEAGLFAGQALEDAARPLSDDDRTDLAEVARDGVAAKNHLLEANLRLVVSVAKRYTGRGMSLLDLIQEGNLGLIRAVEKFDYTKGFKFSTYATWWIRQAITRAMADQSRTIRLPVHLVEQINRLVRARRDLSISLGREPSPAELATELGIEPFRVVELLGYDREPVSLDQTVGDDGESQLGDFIADTDPMSPADNVSYALLKAEVNKVLATLSDREREVIRLRFGLDDGRQRTLDEIGRDFGLSRERIRQIEKGTMAKLRDPLRAEPLRAYVS, encoded by the coding sequence GTGTCCGTTCCGCTCATGATCGAGGAAGCGTTCGACGTGTACCTCGTGCCCGGGGATGTCGACGCCGACAGCGCCGACGTCCGCCGCAGCGGTGACACTGCGACTGGTGATGACGACGCCGTCTCCCAGTCCCGCATCGACGGGACCGAAGACGAGCCCGAGACCCCGCGGCGCGGTCGCGGATCCCGTGAGGACGCTGCCGGGCGCGGCGTCTCCGCGGACCTGGTCCGGGCCTACCTGAACGGTATCGGCAAGACCAAGCTGCTGACCGCCGTCGAAGAGGTCGACCTCGCCAAGCGCATCGAGGCCGGGCTGTTCGCCGGCCAGGCGCTGGAGGACGCGGCTCGCCCCCTGAGCGACGACGACCGCACCGACCTGGCCGAGGTGGCCCGCGACGGCGTCGCCGCGAAGAACCACCTGCTCGAGGCGAACCTGCGCCTGGTCGTCAGCGTGGCCAAGCGGTACACCGGCCGGGGCATGTCGCTGCTCGACCTGATCCAGGAGGGCAACCTGGGCCTGATCCGTGCGGTCGAGAAGTTCGACTACACCAAGGGCTTCAAGTTCTCCACGTACGCCACCTGGTGGATCCGGCAGGCGATCACCCGGGCGATGGCCGACCAGTCACGCACGATCCGCCTCCCCGTCCACCTGGTCGAGCAGATCAACCGCCTGGTGCGTGCCCGGCGCGACCTGTCGATCTCGCTGGGCCGCGAGCCGTCGCCCGCCGAGCTCGCCACCGAACTCGGGATCGAGCCGTTCCGCGTCGTCGAGCTGCTCGGTTACGACCGCGAGCCGGTCAGCCTGGACCAGACCGTCGGCGACGACGGCGAGAGCCAGCTCGGTGACTTCATCGCCGACACCGACCCGATGAGCCCCGCGGACAACGTCTCCTACGCGCTGCTCAAGGCCGAGGTCAACAAGGTGCTGGCGACGCTGTCGGACCGCGAGCGCGAGGTCATCCGGCTGCGCTTCGGCCTGGACGACGGTCGCCAGCGCACGCTGGACGAGATCGGCCGCGACTTCGGTCTCTCCCGCGAGCGGATCCGGCAGATCGAGAAGGGCACGATGGCGAAGCTGCGCGACCCGCTGCGCGCCGAGCCGCTCCGCGCGTACGTGAGCTGA